The following coding sequences are from one Pelecanus crispus isolate bPelCri1 chromosome 15, bPelCri1.pri, whole genome shotgun sequence window:
- the DFFB gene encoding DNA fragmentation factor subunit beta has translation MAAGPEPLRAFRLRGCGSPQKFGVAARSLRGLLRKGCRLLQLPLPGSRLCLYEDGTELTESYFRALPPQTELVLLGPGESWRGCASDIEGFLAAFCSRREAVVEAARQLLSDERAPRRRRLLADLVHNLSENILAEEKEDDEKWFEGLESRFKNKSSYMRYSCESRIRSYMKEVSSFISNVHPTARDAYKRIIDLMSDKLKSVKYNGCYFDRREEEAVRLCTAEGWFSCQGPFDSADCPCKHSINPYGNRESRILFSTWNLDHIIEKKRAVVPELAEAVKTRDGREVNWEYFYQLLFTVDNLKLVHIACHKKTNHNLSCDKTKIYRKRKQNHKIS, from the exons atggcggcggggccggagccgcTGCGGGCGTTCCGGCTGCGCGGGTGCGGCAGCCCGCAGAAGTTCGGGGTGGCGGCCCGCAGCCTGCGCGGGCTGCTGCGGAAGGGCTGCCGGTTGCTGCAG CTTCCCTTGCCAGGCAGCCGCCTCTGCCTCTACGAGGACGGGACGGAGCTGACCGAGAGCTACTTCCGCGCCCTGCCGCCGCAGAcggagctggtgctgctgggcccCGGAGAGAGCTGGCGGGGCT GCGCCAGCGACATCGAGGGGTTCCTGGCCGCCTTCTGCAGCCGGAGAGAAGCCGTCGTGGAGGCGGCCCGGCAGCTGCTCTCCGACGAGCGGGCCCCGCGGAGGCGGCGGCTGCTGGCGGATCTCGTCCACAACCTGAGCGAAAACATCCTGGCCGAGGAGAAGGAGGACGACGAGAAGTGGTTCGAAG GTCTAGAGTCCAGATTTAAGAACAAATCAAGCTACATGCGATACAGTTGTGAAAGCAGAATACGAAGCTACATGAAAGAG gttaGTAGCTTTATTTCAAACGTTCATCCTACAGCAAGAGATGCATATAAAAGGATAATTGACCTGATGTCAGATAAACTCAAATCTGTGAAGTACAACGGCTGCTACTTTgacagaagagaggaggaagcgGTCCGCCTGTGCACTGCGGAGGGCTGGTTCTCCTGTCAG GGACCTTTCGACAGCGCCGACTGCCCGTGCAAGCATTCCATCAACCCCTACGGTAACAGGGAAAGCAGAATCCTCTTCAGTACCTGGAATCTCGATCACAT AATAGAGAAGAAACGCGCTGTTGTCCCGGAACTGGCAGAAGCTGTCAAAACACGAGATGGAAGAGAAGTGAACTGGGAATACTTCTATCAGCTGCTGTTTACCGTGGATAATTTAAAACTTGTACATATTGCTTGTCATAAGAAAACCAATCATAATCTCAGCTGTGACAAAActaaaatttacagaaaaaggaagcaaaaccaCAAGATTTCATAG
- the C15H1orf174 gene encoding UPF0688 protein C1orf174 homolog has product MASAGSRALPKMAAGGAARRGSRTERGGPALPGRRRRPPGRRASGSLQGGRPATASAQPAGEAAPAARRQERAADGQPSKRLKHEKNSLVKSELKGLACGSENLAALGETPKTSDEDRRSEDPGDCSVIQQKKGESIPEANEDKQEKERNVPLKPRAVSSSSGPSEMDSAENVRSHACSEEESSCESVLSDGSSSEDGDLPKKPLRLDSSALLDEDSNQPMPVDRFFGDVEFIQDLPAVAHPSTTMSRREFRKLHFIAKEDEEEEEEEDAV; this is encoded by the exons ATGGCGAGCGCGGGCTCCCGCGCCCTccccaagatggcggcgggcggcgcggcgcggcgcgggagCCGCACGGAGCGCGGCGGCCCGGCTCTcccagggcggcggcggcggcctcccGGGCGCCGGGCGAGCGGGTCCCTGCAGGGCGGGCGCCCGGCGACCGCCTCGGCTCAGCCCGCGGGGGAAgcggcgccggccgcccgccgccaggAGCGGG CGGCCGACGGACAACCCTCAAAGAGGctaaagcatgaaaaaaacagtCTAGTAAAATCAGAACTCAAAGGACTTGCATGTGGAAGCGAAAACCTTGCTGCGCTGGGGGAAACGCCTAAAACATCCGATGAGGATCGACGTTCAGAAGATCCAGGAGACTGCAGTGTAATTCAACAGAAGAAAGGTGAAAGCATTCCAGAGGCTAACGAagacaaacaggaaaaggaacGTAATGTTCCTCTCAAGCCACGTGCAGTGAGCTCGAGCAGTGGTCCATCAGAAATGGACAGCGCTGAAAATGTGCGCAGTCATGCCTGCAGTGAAGAGGAGAGCAGCTGTGAGAGCGTGCTTTCAGATGGGTCTAGCTCCGAGGACGGAGATCTCCCAAAGAAGCCGCTCCGACTAGACAGCAGTGCTCTCTTGGACGAAGACAGCAACCAGCCAATGCCCGTGGACCGGTTCTTTGGGGACGTTGAGTTTATACAG GATCTCCCGGCAGTTGCACACCCAAGCACAACGATGAGCAGGCGAGAATTCAGAAAGCTACATTTCATTgcaaaggaagatgaggaggaggaggaggaagaggatgctgTCTAA